The following coding sequences lie in one Alloacidobacterium dinghuense genomic window:
- the zwf gene encoding glucose-6-phosphate dehydrogenase: protein MATTEVRVAPEGVRAAEQRSERIPDPGIVVIFGASGDLTKRKLLPALFHLEQQGLLPAEFAIVGVARRDLRHEFAADMKDGILKFGGVKESDGGIDEFIDKVDYHAMNFDDDGGYTALKALLEKIDKERGTEGNRLFYLAVAPEYFSDIINRLGEHGMAHPEKGHARVIIEKPFGHDLESAKELNDEVNKVFDEEQIFRIDHYLGKETVQNVLVFRFANGIFEPIWNRNLIDHVQITAAESIGIEGRGPFYEKAGALRDVLQNHMMEVLSFVAMEPPVSFEASAVRSEKLKVWRAIKPISIDNTVRGQYALGTVDGQQVQGYREEDRVDPNSATETFGALKLEIENWRWAGVPFYLRAGKRLAKRVTEVMIQFRQPPQLLFDKPGSGPCNEIQPNVLVIRIQPDEGISLRFGAKVPGPETNVCPVVMDFQYATAFGVNQQNGYERLLLDAMLGDQTLFAHRDGVEATWALYTPVLEAWAKSKPRDFPNYTSGTWGPKAADGLIGRDGRRWHNS, encoded by the coding sequence ATGGCGACGACAGAAGTGAGGGTGGCTCCTGAGGGCGTTCGGGCAGCGGAGCAACGGAGCGAACGCATTCCCGATCCCGGGATCGTGGTGATTTTCGGCGCGTCCGGCGACTTAACGAAGCGCAAACTGCTGCCAGCGCTCTTTCACCTGGAGCAGCAAGGTTTGCTGCCCGCGGAGTTCGCGATCGTCGGCGTAGCACGGCGCGACCTGCGCCATGAATTTGCCGCTGATATGAAAGACGGCATTTTGAAATTTGGCGGCGTGAAGGAATCGGACGGCGGAATCGATGAGTTCATCGACAAAGTGGATTACCACGCGATGAACTTTGATGACGACGGCGGCTACACAGCGTTGAAGGCTCTGCTCGAGAAGATCGACAAAGAGCGGGGAACCGAGGGCAACCGCCTCTTCTATCTCGCCGTGGCCCCTGAATATTTCTCTGACATCATCAATCGGCTCGGAGAGCATGGCATGGCGCATCCGGAAAAAGGCCATGCGCGGGTCATCATCGAGAAGCCATTCGGACATGATCTGGAATCGGCCAAGGAACTGAACGATGAGGTAAACAAGGTGTTTGATGAGGAGCAGATTTTCCGCATCGATCACTATCTTGGCAAGGAGACTGTGCAGAACGTCCTCGTCTTTCGCTTTGCGAATGGGATTTTTGAGCCGATCTGGAACCGGAACCTCATCGATCACGTGCAGATTACGGCAGCCGAGAGCATTGGCATCGAAGGCCGCGGGCCGTTTTACGAGAAGGCCGGAGCCCTGCGGGACGTGCTCCAAAACCATATGATGGAGGTTCTTTCTTTCGTCGCCATGGAGCCTCCGGTTTCATTTGAGGCTAGCGCTGTCCGCAGCGAAAAGTTGAAGGTTTGGCGCGCGATCAAACCCATTTCCATCGACAACACGGTGCGCGGCCAGTATGCGCTGGGTACGGTGGATGGCCAGCAAGTGCAAGGCTATCGCGAAGAGGACCGCGTCGATCCCAATTCAGCGACGGAGACGTTCGGGGCACTGAAGCTTGAGATCGAGAACTGGCGCTGGGCTGGAGTGCCCTTCTACCTGCGCGCGGGCAAGCGTCTGGCAAAGCGCGTGACGGAGGTTATGATCCAGTTCCGGCAGCCGCCGCAGCTGCTCTTTGATAAGCCTGGCTCGGGGCCGTGCAATGAGATTCAACCGAATGTGTTGGTGATTCGCATTCAGCCGGATGAGGGGATCTCGCTGAGATTTGGCGCGAAGGTTCCGGGGCCGGAGACGAATGTATGCCCGGTGGTGATGGACTTCCAGTATGCAACTGCATTTGGTGTGAATCAGCAAAATGGCTATGAGCGGTTGCTGCTTGACGCGATGCTTGGCGACCAGACGTTGTTCGCCCATCGCGACGGAGTCGAAGCGACATGGGCGCTGTACACGCCGGTGCTGGAGGCGTGGGCAAAGTCGAAGCCGAGGGATTTCCCGAATTACACCAGCGGTACCTGGGGGCCGAAGGCTGCCGACGGGCTGATCGGGCGCGATGGCAGGCGCTGGCACAACAGCTAG
- a CDS encoding HAD-IA family hydrolase, producing MTTINTILWDVGGVLLTNGWDRKGRAALQAQFGLDHDVFEERHEMSNDAWEKGLITIEEYLRKTVFYEPRNFTPDDFIAAMKAQSQVLGDSALGILGNLAASESVFLGMLNNESRELNDYRIEKFDLHNYFEIFLSSCYVGLRKPRTDIFKLALNILQEDGDSVAFVDDRSGNVQAALDVGMHGIRYQGAEQLKAEFEKLGISLEPEAVSR from the coding sequence ATGACAACCATCAATACCATTTTGTGGGACGTTGGCGGGGTCCTGCTGACAAATGGCTGGGACCGTAAGGGGCGTGCTGCCCTGCAGGCGCAATTTGGGTTGGACCACGACGTGTTTGAAGAAAGGCACGAAATGTCCAACGACGCCTGGGAAAAGGGACTGATCACGATTGAGGAGTATCTCAGGAAGACAGTCTTCTACGAGCCGCGCAACTTTACCCCGGACGACTTCATAGCCGCGATGAAGGCCCAGTCACAAGTACTCGGTGACAGCGCTCTGGGAATTCTTGGGAATCTCGCCGCATCGGAATCAGTATTTCTGGGCATGCTGAACAACGAGTCACGTGAGCTGAACGATTACCGCATCGAGAAATTCGACTTGCATAATTACTTCGAGATCTTCCTGAGTTCCTGCTATGTGGGGTTGCGCAAGCCGCGTACCGATATCTTCAAGCTTGCGCTCAATATCCTGCAGGAAGATGGGGACTCAGTGGCGTTTGTCGATGACCGTTCGGGCAATGTACAGGCTGCGCTTGACGTGGGAATGCACGGAATTCGTTATCAAGGCGCGGAGCAATTAAAAGCGGAATTTGAGAAGCTGGGTATTTCGCTGGAGCCTGAAGCAGTATCGCGGTAA
- a CDS encoding copper resistance D family protein: MIWLLKDFDLLSVLLRAAGLALEALTLGGVSFLLLAALPARLDAENTRRLRIVTGWAALALAVAQVLSVATGCTILISGSGFSFRDVATADFFFLGFLLFVSALALFALMRATSRRTLFACAPFAIMVLMASVGMSHAAARLENRWILLALTTLHHVGTAAWIGAMPFLLIALRGEKSQMTAGRYARRFSAMAITSVSLLVLGGIGMAFFYIGSWQGIYGTTYGIMIVAKIYLLLLILGMGAGNFFLVRQIDRAPAPLLVRLRRFSEAEIGLGFTAILAAASLTSQPPAVDLTRDRLTSHEIVERMRWVLPRMSSPPLKALVPPSSIQVAIQNSLFGSGSENDANDRAWSEYNHHWAGLIVLVAGLLALLARSERFKWAHHWPLLFIGLAAFILLRADPENWPLGPRPFWASFSSPDVLQHRMYAVLITAFAVFEWAVETGRVKSRRASYVFPLMCAAGGALLLTHSHALGNIKEEMLAEMSHTPIALLGATAGWSRWLELRLSQDRDSKIASYVWPVCLVLVGIVLLDYRES, encoded by the coding sequence TTGATCTGGTTACTCAAAGATTTCGATCTACTCTCGGTGCTGCTGCGGGCGGCGGGCCTGGCGCTTGAGGCGCTGACGCTAGGCGGAGTGTCGTTCCTCCTGCTTGCTGCGCTGCCCGCGCGCCTCGATGCTGAGAATACACGCCGACTCCGCATTGTGACGGGTTGGGCTGCGCTCGCGCTCGCTGTCGCGCAGGTTCTTTCCGTTGCCACCGGCTGCACTATTCTCATCAGCGGTTCAGGGTTCAGCTTCCGCGATGTTGCTACGGCGGATTTCTTCTTCCTGGGATTCCTGCTCTTTGTCAGTGCATTGGCACTTTTTGCGCTGATGCGCGCTACCTCGCGAAGGACATTATTTGCCTGTGCACCGTTTGCAATTATGGTGCTGATGGCTTCCGTAGGCATGAGCCATGCGGCGGCTCGGCTCGAAAATCGCTGGATTCTGCTGGCGCTCACTACATTGCATCACGTTGGCACGGCTGCGTGGATTGGCGCCATGCCATTCCTGTTGATTGCCTTGCGGGGTGAGAAGAGCCAAATGACAGCCGGACGATACGCGCGCCGCTTTTCCGCCATGGCGATCACATCTGTCTCTCTGCTCGTGCTTGGCGGCATTGGGATGGCCTTCTTCTACATCGGATCGTGGCAGGGTATCTACGGGACCACATATGGAATCATGATCGTTGCCAAGATTTACCTGCTGCTGCTGATTCTTGGAATGGGAGCGGGGAATTTCTTTCTGGTGCGACAGATTGACCGTGCGCCTGCGCCACTGCTGGTGCGACTACGCCGATTCAGCGAGGCGGAGATCGGTCTCGGATTCACAGCAATTCTCGCGGCTGCATCCCTGACATCGCAGCCTCCGGCAGTTGATCTGACGCGGGATCGCCTAACGAGCCATGAAATCGTCGAGCGCATGCGATGGGTGTTGCCACGCATGTCGAGTCCGCCGCTGAAAGCGCTGGTGCCTCCGAGTTCTATTCAGGTTGCGATTCAGAATTCTCTCTTCGGCAGCGGAAGTGAGAATGATGCGAACGACCGCGCATGGAGCGAATACAACCATCACTGGGCGGGGTTGATCGTACTGGTTGCAGGTTTGCTCGCGCTGCTGGCGCGCTCGGAGCGATTCAAGTGGGCGCATCATTGGCCGCTTTTATTCATCGGGTTGGCGGCGTTTATCCTGCTGCGCGCAGATCCGGAAAACTGGCCGCTTGGACCGAGGCCATTCTGGGCGAGCTTTTCTTCGCCGGATGTTCTCCAGCACCGCATGTATGCGGTATTGATTACGGCCTTTGCTGTCTTCGAGTGGGCGGTTGAGACGGGCCGGGTGAAATCGCGCAGAGCGTCCTACGTCTTCCCCTTGATGTGTGCCGCGGGCGGCGCGCTGCTGCTGACGCACTCCCACGCGCTGGGAAATATCAAAGAAGAAATGCTGGCCGAGATGAGCCACACGCCGATTGCATTGCTCGGCGCAACCGCTGGCTGGAGCCGCTGGCTCGAACTCCGCCTGTCGCAAGACCGTGATTCTAAAATAGCTTCCTATGTCTGGCCGGTGTGCCTGGTTCTGGTCGGGATCGTGCTCCTCGACTACCGCGAATCGTAG
- the rpiB gene encoding ribose 5-phosphate isomerase B has protein sequence MKLVIAADHAGFPLKEEVRGYLERLGHEVIDLGAYNTEPSDYADFAEAVGKALAAGRAERGILICGSGVGVNVAANKMPGVRASMCHDSYSAHQGVEHDDMNVLVMGARIIGTALAFELVSSFLNARFQKQEERFVRRLNKVKAIEARNMPEAAKVESHTVK, from the coding sequence ATGAAGCTGGTGATCGCGGCCGATCACGCGGGCTTTCCGTTAAAGGAAGAGGTTCGCGGATATCTGGAGCGCCTGGGGCATGAGGTCATCGACCTAGGCGCTTACAATACGGAGCCTTCGGACTATGCGGATTTTGCTGAGGCCGTGGGCAAGGCGCTGGCTGCGGGACGCGCAGAACGCGGCATCCTGATCTGTGGCAGCGGAGTTGGCGTGAATGTTGCTGCGAACAAGATGCCGGGTGTTCGCGCCAGCATGTGTCATGATAGCTACTCCGCGCATCAGGGTGTGGAGCACGATGACATGAATGTGCTGGTGATGGGCGCAAGGATTATCGGCACCGCGCTGGCGTTTGAACTGGTGTCATCTTTTCTAAACGCGCGATTCCAGAAGCAGGAAGAGCGCTTTGTACGCAGGCTGAATAAAGTGAAGGCAATTGAGGCTCGCAATATGCCAGAAGCGGCGAAGGTGGAGAGCCATACCGTTAAGTAG
- the pgl gene encoding 6-phosphogluconolactonase, with amino-acid sequence MAKTIAVEYRVHDGPDALAHAAAEHFLEQAQKSVAAKGKARIAVSGGSTPKRTFELLANPKEKFLQAMPWEKLELYFVDERTVPPTDKDSNYRMTREAMLDKVPLKPEQVFRIKGELPPEEAAARYESTLRNQFKLEGAEVPRFDVLALGMGDDGHTASIFPHTAGIHELARLVYANQVPQKDTWRVTLTWPVIIQAGEVFFLIGGKDKADPLHRVLQGQYDPETLPSQLIQPKNGKLLFLLDKDAAALLPAPDASGKGKLEIQR; translated from the coding sequence ATGGCGAAGACGATAGCAGTCGAATACCGCGTGCACGATGGGCCCGATGCGCTGGCGCATGCGGCGGCGGAACATTTTCTGGAACAGGCGCAAAAGAGTGTTGCCGCCAAAGGCAAGGCTCGTATTGCCGTCTCCGGTGGCAGTACGCCGAAGCGAACCTTTGAATTGCTGGCGAATCCTAAAGAGAAATTTCTGCAGGCGATGCCATGGGAGAAGCTGGAGCTTTATTTTGTCGATGAGCGCACCGTGCCTCCCACGGACAAAGACAGCAACTATCGCATGACCCGCGAGGCGATGCTAGACAAGGTTCCGCTGAAGCCCGAGCAGGTCTTCCGCATTAAGGGCGAACTGCCTCCAGAAGAAGCAGCCGCGCGATACGAATCGACTCTTCGCAACCAGTTCAAGCTGGAGGGTGCGGAAGTTCCCCGCTTCGACGTGCTGGCACTCGGAATGGGTGATGACGGGCATACGGCGTCGATCTTTCCGCATACTGCCGGCATTCACGAACTGGCTCGCCTCGTGTATGCGAACCAGGTTCCGCAGAAAGATACATGGCGCGTGACGCTGACATGGCCTGTGATTATTCAGGCCGGCGAAGTGTTCTTCCTGATTGGCGGCAAGGACAAGGCTGACCCATTGCATCGCGTGCTGCAGGGGCAGTATGATCCGGAGACGCTGCCATCGCAGTTGATTCAGCCGAAAAATGGGAAACTACTCTTCCTGCTGGACAAAGATGCAGCGGCGCTGCTGCCCGCGCCCGACGCGAGTGGCAAGGGGAAACTGGAGATTCAAAGATGA
- the tkt gene encoding transketolase: protein MSDIDQLSINTLRFLAVDAVDKAKSGHPGAPLGCAPIAYLLFHKYMRHNPANSHWSDRDRFVLSNGHASALLYSVLHLSGYKVAISDLEQFRQYGSITPGHPERGDTDGVEVTTGPLGQGLAMSVGLAIAEKHLAAVYNQPGFDIVDHYTYGICGDGDLMEGISHEAASLAGTLGLGKLIFLYDDNLISLDGPTELSFTENVEKRFEAYHWHVQRVADGNDLDAISKAIEAAKAVKDKPSIIAVRTVIGYGSPIAGTNKVHGEALKPEEAIETKKNLGWPSDKFFYVPEDAAKNWGTIKDRGAEYEQKWNALFAEYKKKFPEQAAEYERTQAGKLKDGWEKSLPKFSTEKPVATRNAGNAVMNAFAKDVPELIGGAADLTASTKTILKEGGNFHVDPKGRNIWFGVREFGMCAAVNGMWAHGGLIPYGSTFFTFTDYCKSALRMAAIMHAHSLFIFTHDSIALGEDGPTHQPIEHLMMLRAVPFLTDFRPADANETVAVWRLALERKSPCFMALSRQDLPVLDPAKHDVYEGVKHGAYIVEQGSDSPDLLIVATGAELWASLDAAATLKKEGLTVRVVSMPSWKIFEEQSAEYKASIFPDHLPKLAVEAGSPIGWWKYVGRHGDVIGLERFGASAPGKVALEKLGFGVGSIVSRAKALVESAALAGK from the coding sequence ATGAGCGATATCGACCAGCTTTCGATTAATACTCTTCGTTTTCTTGCTGTTGACGCCGTGGACAAGGCCAAGAGCGGCCATCCGGGAGCGCCTCTGGGTTGTGCTCCCATTGCCTACCTGCTCTTCCATAAGTACATGCGGCACAATCCGGCGAACTCGCACTGGTCCGACCGCGACCGCTTCGTGCTCTCGAATGGCCATGCGTCGGCGCTGCTTTATAGCGTGCTGCACCTTTCGGGATACAAGGTCGCCATCTCAGACCTTGAGCAGTTCCGGCAGTATGGCTCGATTACGCCGGGCCATCCCGAGCGCGGCGATACCGATGGCGTCGAAGTCACGACCGGTCCGCTGGGACAGGGCCTTGCCATGTCTGTCGGGCTGGCGATCGCGGAGAAGCATCTGGCTGCTGTCTATAACCAGCCGGGCTTCGACATTGTCGATCACTACACCTACGGCATCTGCGGCGATGGCGATTTGATGGAAGGCATCTCGCATGAAGCGGCTTCGCTGGCCGGAACGCTGGGCTTAGGCAAGCTGATCTTTCTGTACGACGACAATCTGATTTCACTCGATGGTCCGACGGAGTTGTCATTTACCGAAAACGTTGAGAAGCGCTTTGAGGCCTACCACTGGCATGTGCAGAGGGTCGCTGACGGCAACGACCTCGATGCGATCTCAAAGGCGATTGAAGCTGCCAAGGCGGTGAAGGACAAGCCGTCGATCATTGCGGTGCGGACAGTGATCGGTTATGGCAGCCCGATTGCTGGAACGAACAAAGTGCACGGCGAGGCGCTGAAGCCGGAAGAGGCAATCGAGACCAAGAAGAACCTGGGCTGGCCTTCGGACAAGTTCTTCTACGTGCCGGAAGATGCGGCAAAGAACTGGGGCACGATTAAAGATCGTGGCGCTGAATACGAACAGAAGTGGAACGCGCTTTTTGCCGAGTACAAGAAGAAGTTTCCCGAACAGGCAGCGGAGTATGAGCGCACGCAGGCCGGCAAACTGAAGGATGGCTGGGAGAAGTCGCTGCCCAAGTTCTCCACTGAGAAGCCGGTTGCGACGCGCAACGCTGGTAACGCCGTCATGAACGCGTTCGCCAAGGATGTGCCGGAGCTGATCGGCGGCGCCGCTGACCTCACTGCTTCGACGAAGACGATCCTGAAGGAAGGCGGCAATTTCCACGTCGATCCCAAGGGCAGGAACATCTGGTTCGGCGTGCGTGAATTCGGCATGTGCGCGGCAGTGAACGGAATGTGGGCACATGGCGGCCTCATTCCGTACGGATCGACCTTCTTTACTTTTACCGACTACTGCAAATCCGCGCTCCGCATGGCGGCGATCATGCACGCGCATTCTCTCTTCATCTTTACGCACGATTCGATTGCGCTAGGCGAGGACGGTCCGACGCACCAGCCGATCGAGCACCTGATGATGCTGCGCGCGGTGCCTTTCCTGACGGACTTCCGCCCGGCCGATGCAAACGAAACCGTCGCCGTATGGCGGTTGGCGCTTGAACGCAAGAGCCCTTGCTTCATGGCGCTGTCCCGGCAGGATCTGCCGGTCCTCGATCCGGCAAAGCATGACGTTTACGAAGGCGTAAAACACGGCGCGTACATTGTCGAGCAGGGAAGCGATTCACCCGATTTGCTGATTGTGGCGACAGGCGCGGAGTTGTGGGCGTCTCTCGACGCTGCGGCGACGCTGAAGAAGGAAGGTTTGACTGTGCGCGTGGTTTCGATGCCAAGCTGGAAGATCTTCGAAGAGCAGAGCGCTGAGTATAAGGCTTCCATTTTCCCGGATCATCTGCCGAAGCTGGCTGTGGAAGCGGGCAGCCCGATTGGATGGTGGAAGTACGTCGGCCGTCACGGCGATGTGATCGGACTGGAGCGCTTTGGCGCCTCGGCTCCGGGTAAGGTTGCGCTTGAGAAGCTGGGCTTCGGCGTAGGGAGCATTGTGAGCCGCGCGAAGGCACTGGTGGAGAGCGCAGCGCTCGCAGGGAAGTAG
- a CDS encoding copper resistance CopC family protein: MKAVHSFPKGLLLAVIFSAIVSVPRLALAHAVLLTSTPTAHATVKGPQISVYLKFNSRIDGAHSRLYLVDSSGKVQPLTLAPQDSPDALAAEGVKLNAGGYTIRWQALASDGHITRGEIPFTVQ; the protein is encoded by the coding sequence ATGAAAGCAGTCCATTCTTTTCCGAAGGGTTTATTGTTGGCGGTGATCTTCTCCGCGATTGTAAGTGTGCCGAGGCTCGCTTTGGCGCATGCGGTGTTGCTGACGTCAACCCCCACGGCTCATGCAACCGTCAAAGGCCCGCAGATTTCGGTCTATCTTAAGTTCAACTCCCGCATAGACGGCGCGCACTCACGCTTGTATCTTGTCGATTCAAGTGGTAAGGTGCAGCCTTTGACGCTGGCTCCGCAGGATTCGCCCGATGCACTTGCCGCAGAAGGTGTCAAACTGAACGCAGGCGGATACACGATTCGGTGGCAGGCATTGGCAAGTGATGGGCATATCACGCGCGGAGAAATTCCGTTTACGGTTCAATAG
- the glk gene encoding glucokinase — protein sequence MILAGDVGGTKVDLALYGFENGELTLVREERFPAQEYSGLEVIAEKFLADTGNPEVTAACFGVPGPVRHGRLKLTNLPWILDCEELSTGLDIRHLFLINDLEANGYGIPELHADQIHVLSEGDASAVGNRALVSAGTGLGQAILVWNGKMHIPMASEGGHCDFAPRDEMEIDLMRYLQRVLKGRVSFERVVSGIGLKNIYAFLRDEKGMDEPTWLKERMHAEDPNAVIGEVGENGSNELCAKTLEMFVSAYGAEAGNLALKVLSVGGLYLGGGIAPKILKTMKDGAFMKAFVDKGRLSDLLIHTPVRIILESRAALLGAAAYAEARAAQLSGQSVRAASIQFS from the coding sequence ATGATTCTCGCCGGGGACGTGGGCGGCACAAAAGTAGACTTGGCGTTGTACGGGTTTGAAAATGGTGAACTGACGCTGGTTCGCGAAGAGAGATTTCCTGCTCAGGAATATTCAGGGCTCGAAGTTATAGCAGAGAAGTTTTTAGCCGATACGGGCAATCCGGAAGTTACTGCTGCATGTTTTGGTGTGCCGGGCCCGGTGCGGCATGGACGCCTGAAGCTGACCAATCTGCCCTGGATACTCGATTGCGAAGAGCTGTCGACCGGACTAGATATCCGGCACTTGTTTCTCATCAATGACCTCGAAGCAAACGGGTATGGCATTCCTGAACTGCACGCTGATCAGATTCATGTTCTGAGCGAAGGCGATGCGAGCGCGGTTGGGAATCGCGCGCTGGTGTCCGCGGGTACCGGATTAGGCCAGGCTATTCTCGTGTGGAATGGCAAGATGCATATCCCAATGGCTTCCGAAGGCGGCCACTGCGATTTTGCGCCGCGCGACGAGATGGAAATCGATCTCATGCGCTATCTGCAGCGAGTGCTGAAGGGACGGGTAAGCTTCGAGCGCGTGGTTTCCGGCATTGGCCTAAAGAACATTTACGCATTCCTGCGAGATGAAAAAGGCATGGATGAGCCGACATGGCTGAAGGAACGGATGCATGCAGAAGATCCGAATGCAGTGATCGGCGAAGTGGGCGAGAACGGTTCGAACGAGCTGTGCGCCAAGACGCTGGAGATGTTCGTTTCAGCGTATGGCGCCGAGGCTGGGAATCTTGCCTTGAAGGTATTATCGGTTGGCGGACTGTACCTGGGCGGCGGCATTGCCCCGAAGATTTTGAAGACGATGAAGGATGGAGCCTTTATGAAGGCGTTCGTCGATAAGGGACGCCTGAGTGATCTGCTCATTCATACCCCGGTACGCATTATTCTGGAGAGCCGTGCTGCGTTATTGGGAGCGGCCGCGTATGCGGAAGCAAGGGCGGCGCAACTCAGTGGTCAATCGGTGCGTGCTGCGTCAATCCAGTTTTCCTGA